From the genome of Deferribacteraceae bacterium V6Fe1:
TCTACACTTTTTAAGCCTTCTGTATTAGCACTCTTAAAATCTTTACTCTCTGTGCTGTACATCCCAAGATAAGCAGGATAAGTTTGATTACTTTTGTCATCAAATAAACTTATCTGATTCAAATAATAACCCTCGAGATATTTACCTGTGCTACCATCTCTCACTTTACAGGACTGCTCAAAATTATTAGCAAATAAATGGCTTATATCTCCATCATCAAGGGCTATTATTGTACTATCATCTACTTTAGTAGATGCTTGTGATAATAAATAATCATTAGCTAATTCAAGTAAATTAGTCTTACCCTCAAGATGATTAAACAAACGTTTCATAGTGTTTTTAAGTTTTATTTTCTCATTCAGGCTTCTTGATATTTCAGTAATGTTACAATTTCCTGTTATTAATACCCCTGATACTAGTTCCAGAATGAATTTACCATATGGTAGACTTACCTTACCTTCAAAGTTATGGACCATTACTCTAATTTTTCCCTTCACTTTTTTTAATAATTCAGTCATAATTAAACACCTCTTTTTGTTTGGTTGTTAGTTGTTTATGCAAATTCAACTATACCAGCGAAAAGAGGTACTTACAACTATTTTATTACAATTTCTTACATAAAACCAATCAGTTACATAATTCCATTAAAAAAACGGGGAGACTGCAAAACATAAATGTTAACAGAAAAAAGTTTCGGCAAACTAAGTGTTGACAATAACCAAACTTAGCAATTATATTGGTATAACCAATTTCATTGGAGTAAATTATGACTAATACAGAAGCCCTTTTGGAAAAATTCATAGAAAAAGCCGAAACAGAGCAGACGAGCTGTATTAAAATCGACAAAGAAGCATTTAAGAACATTTTAAGGGAGCAAAATTTTGATTTTGTAAATCTTAACACCCCATTTAAGTCGTTTAACAAAGGGTGTGAGTTTGATGAAGCTGGGATAAAAAATGCAATCGTTGGTGCTGATTTTGCCATTGCAGAAACAGGGACATCGGTTATAGACAGTACTGATGAAAAAATCAGATTGGCAACCACTTTGGCTGAAAATTTATTTATTGCACTCCACTCATCAAACATAGTGGCAAAGCTCGAAAATATAGTTTCCTATATGAACGAGAAAAACAGTGCAGATAATGCATACCTCGCATTCATTACTGGTCCCAGCAGGACAGCAGACATTGAAAGGGTCTTGACAATCGGTGTGCACGGACCTGTTTCACTTACTTGCTACATTATACAAGATTTGTAGGAGCAAAAAATGAAAATAAAGCAGGCAGTAAAAAAGAAATTAAACGACAAAATACTTTATACAAACCTTAAAAATTTTGCTTCCAATTATAAGCTATCAAGACAAAATGCTCTTTCAGGCCTGGACTTTCTCAAGCTTAGAAATGACATTTACAAGTCAAAAGATTTCAGCAAAGAAGAGATACTAGCTCTTTTTGAAGAATTCAAACAGCATGTGGAGAAATCCGGGTGCACGGTTTTACACGCAGAAGATGGACTAGCGGCTAACAGATTGATTACTCAAATATGCAAAAAACATAACGCAGAATATGTTGTTAAATCTAAATCGATGACAAGCGAAGAGATAAAGCTCAATCACTACCTCGAAAAGCAAGGGCTCAAACCGATTGAGACTGACTTGGGTGAATGGATTTTACAAATTGCAGGGGAGCATCCGTCACATATGGTTATGCCTGCAATACACAAGACAAGACAGCAGGTAGCAAAAATTTTTGAGAAACACACAGGGGAAAAAATTGACCCTGATGACATAGACAAAATGGTCAAAATTGCCAGAAAATATTTGAGAGAATATTATTTTAAAGCCACAGTCGGAATAACAGGAGCAAATATCGCAGTGGCATCCACAGGCACTATCGGCATAGTCACAAACGAAGGGAATGCAAGACTATCTTCCACTGTCCCGCCTGTGCATATAGTGCTGGTGGGATATGAAAAGCTTGTAAAAAATTTTTCAGATGCAATGAAGATTATACGGCTGCTACCAAAAAGTGCTACCGGACAAAACATAAGCACATACGTAACATGGATAAAAGGCTCAAATCCTTCATTTAAAAGCGATACAGGGAATAAACACACATACTATATATTTTTGGATAATGGCAGATTAAGCTTCTTTGAGCACCCATTTTTAAAGGACGCCTTAAAATGTATTCGGTGCGGCTCATGCGCAAACGTCTGCCCTGCCTATGAAATGGTTGGCGGCCACGTGTTCGGAGATATTTATATCGGTGCAATTGGGCTAATATTGACATCAATGCTGCATGATGAAAAAAAAGCCAAGGAGATACTGACTCTTTGCATCGGGTGTAAGGCATGCTCTTTCAACTGCCCTGCCGGGATAGATTTACAGTCTATTATCTCCGACTTAAATGTTTATATGGGTAAAAAATATTTTATTAATCCCGTCAAAAAGTTTGTTTACTCTGCTGTAATGAAAAATCCATCTGTTTTCAAAACTGCAATGAAGGCGGCTGCTTTTATCCAAAAACCTATGCTTACTGAAACAAAGGAAAATCTCAAAAATCTACCCTATATACCAAAAGAGCACAATTTTAGAAAATTACCTTCAATCAAAACAAAGACATTTAGTGAGCTTTTTAAAGAAAAAAAACTTGATGAATTTAAATCTTCCAAAAAGGTATTTTTCTACCCGGGGTGTGCAGTGGAATACTTTTTCCCCGAAATAGGGGTATCGATGGTAGAGCTTTTACAAAAAACGGGCTATCAAGTAGATATCCCTAAGACTCAAGTCTGTTGCGGTCTGCCTGCAATACACGCAGGGGACGGACAAAGCGGCAAAAAAACAATATTAAAAAACATAAAATATATGGGTAATCCTGATGAATATGAGGCATTTTTGGTTTTATGTCCAAGCTGCGGAATGGCGATAAAAGAAGATTTTAAAAAATATACCCTTGACTACATTGCAGAATTCAAAAAATCGGAAAAAATAGGCAAAAAGGTAATGTCATTTGCTAATTTCCTAAAAATACAAAATATCGGCTTTCAATGTGATGGAAACATAAAATATACCTATCACACCCCTTGCCATCAAGGCAGAGGATTAGGATTTATGCCGGAAGAATTTTTAAAGGAGAT
Proteins encoded in this window:
- a CDS encoding LUD domain-containing protein, with translation MTNTEALLEKFIEKAETEQTSCIKIDKEAFKNILREQNFDFVNLNTPFKSFNKGCEFDEAGIKNAIVGADFAIAETGTSVIDSTDEKIRLATTLAENLFIALHSSNIVAKLENIVSYMNEKNSADNAYLAFITGPSRTADIERVLTIGVHGPVSLTCYIIQDL
- a CDS encoding LUD domain-containing protein, with translation MKIKQAVKKKLNDKILYTNLKNFASNYKLSRQNALSGLDFLKLRNDIYKSKDFSKEEILALFEEFKQHVEKSGCTVLHAEDGLAANRLITQICKKHNAEYVVKSKSMTSEEIKLNHYLEKQGLKPIETDLGEWILQIAGEHPSHMVMPAIHKTRQQVAKIFEKHTGEKIDPDDIDKMVKIARKYLREYYFKATVGITGANIAVASTGTIGIVTNEGNARLSSTVPPVHIVLVGYEKLVKNFSDAMKIIRLLPKSATGQNISTYVTWIKGSNPSFKSDTGNKHTYYIFLDNGRLSFFEHPFLKDALKCIRCGSCANVCPAYEMVGGHVFGDIYIGAIGLILTSMLHDEKKAKEILTLCIGCKACSFNCPAGIDLQSIISDLNVYMGKKYFINPVKKFVYSAVMKNPSVFKTAMKAAAFIQKPMLTETKENLKNLPYIPKEHNFRKLPSIKTKTFSELFKEKKLDEFKSSKKVFFYPGCAVEYFFPEIGVSMVELLQKTGYQVDIPKTQVCCGLPAIHAGDGQSGKKTILKNIKYMGNPDEYEAFLVLCPSCGMAIKEDFKKYTLDYIAEFKKSEKIGKKVMSFANFLKIQNIGFQCDGNIKYTYHTPCHQGRGLGFMPEEFLKEIFGQNFIPLKDSDVCCGFGGSFSVDYPGISSGILDKKIENILNTKADCLLTDCPGCIMQIDGGLKQKGINVKVKHLSQILNDLKMIKN